From a region of the Gossypium raimondii isolate GPD5lz chromosome 10, ASM2569854v1, whole genome shotgun sequence genome:
- the LOC105776315 gene encoding uncharacterized protein LOC105776315 isoform X1, with product MRSLTLGTSLTLSPSSSTPTPSSKSPLSLLIKQPPPFYPPSPRVSNESSIPRFGACRATQVVDLFPTVSPEIVVREARLEDCWEVAETHCSSFFPEYSFPLDFVLRVDRLVGMLSGFSIPPGCRRTCLVAVIGGSVGDTFLFGTEDFKIGGFDGKFSLNKGYVTGILTIDTVADFLPRKGPLRQRRTGIAYISNVAVRERFRRKGIAKRLIAKAEAQAKSWGCRAVALHCDLNNPGATKLYKDQGFRCIKVPEGANWPQPKTAPNVKFNFMMKLLNTPTTTA from the exons ATGCGGAGCTTAACATTGGGTACTTCACTTACACTGTCTCCATCATCATCAACCCCAACACCTTCCTCAAAATCCCCTCTTTCCCTTTTAATCAAACAGCCTCCACCCTTTTACCCTCCTTCTCCCAGGGTTTCTAATGAATCATCAATCCCCAGATTTG GAGCATGTAGGGCTACTCAAGTTGTCGATCTCTTTCCGACCGTGTCTCCCGAGATTGTTGTTCGGGAGGCACGGTTAGAGGATTGTTGGGAAGTAGCTGAGACGCACTGCAGCTCGTTCTTCCCCGAATATTCCTTCCCTTTGGATTTCGTGCTACGAGTTGATAGACTGGTGGGGATGCTGTCTGGATTCTCTATTCCTCCTGGTTGCCGGAGAACTTGTTTGGTTGCTGTCATTGGTGGTTCAGTTGGTGATACGTTTTTATTTGGAACTGAAGATTTCAAAATCGGAGGTTTCGACGGAAAATTCAGTCTTAATAAAGGGTATGTGACTGGTATATTAACTATCGATACCGTTGCCGATTTTCTTCCTAGAAAAGGACCACTTCGACAGAGAAG GACTGGAATTGCATACATATCAAATGTTGCGGTCCGGGAGAGATTCCGTCGTAAGGGAATAGCTAAAAGGCTCATAGCCAAGGCTGAAGCTCAAGCGAAGAGCTGGGGCTGCCGTGCCGTTGCGTTGCACTGCGATTTGAACAACCCTGGTGCAACAAAACTGTACAAAGACCAGGGTTTCAGATGCATTAAGGTGCCGGAAGGAGCAAACTGGCCCCAGCCGAAGACCGCACCCAATGTGAAGTTCAACTTCATGATGAAGCTTCTAAACACCCCTACTACCACTGCATAA
- the LOC105776314 gene encoding mRNA-decapping enzyme subunit 2: MSGLHRSSSAPLKNGLPPQELLDDLCSRFVLNVPKEDQQSFERILFLVEYAHWFYEDNTVEKNPSLKSLNLKEFTSLLFNSCDVLRPYVAHIDDIFKDFTDYKVRVPVTGAIILDETYERCILVKGWKGTSWSFPRGKKNKDEEDHACAIREVLEETGFDVSALLNKDEYIEVIFGQQRVRLYIIAGVKDDTPFAPLTKKEISEIAWHRIDDLQPATNEVISRGITGLKLYMVAPFLASLKSWISKHPSPLPPRPDLPLKGVSIWKAKNSSIGSNSMIVESQSNKLQSDAKPPDTGPGKSFRNFRFDTAAVLRALEGSFST, translated from the exons ATGTCTGGTTTACATCGGTCTTCGAGTGCGCCATTAAAGAACGGTCTTCCTCCTCAAGAGCTTCTTGACGATCTTTGCAg TcggtttgttttaaatgttccaAAAGAGGACCAGCAGTCATTTGAGAGAATTCTCTTCCTTGTGGAGTATGCACATTGGTTCTATGAGGACAACACAGTGGAAAAGAATCCATCATTGAAGTCATTGAACCTAAAGGAGTTCACCTCTTTAT TGTTTAACAGCTGCGATGTTTTAAGGCCTTATGTTGCTCATATAGATGATATATTTAAGGATTTCACTGATTACAAGGTTCGAGTTCCTGTAACTGGGGCAATTATTTTGGATGAAACATATGAACGG TGCATCCTAGTGAAGGGATGGAAAGGGACAAGCTGGAGTTTCCCACGTGGGAAAAAGAACAAAGACGAGGAGGACCATGCATGTGCCATTCGAGAA GTCTTAGAAGAAACAGGCTTCGATGTTTCAGCTCTCCTAAACAAAGATGAATACATTGAAGTAATATTTGGCCAGCAGAGAGTGCGGCTCTATATAATTGCTGGTGTAAAGGATGATACTCCCTTTGCCCCACTTACGAAAAAGGAGATCAGT GAAATTGCATGGCACCGGATTGATGATCTTCAGCCTGCAACTAATGAAGTAATATCTCGTGGGATCACTGGCCTAAAGCTTTATATGGTGGCCCCCTTCTTAGC ATCTCTGAAATCATGGATTTCAAAGCATCCGTCCCCACTACCTCCTAGACCAGATTTGCCTCTAAAAG GGGTTTCTATTTGGAAAGCAAAGAACAGTTCCATAGGAAGTAACTCAATGATTGTAGAGAGCCAATCGAATAAGCTTCAATCCGATGCTAAGCCGCCTGATACTGGTCCTGGAAAGAGCTTCAGAAACTTTAGATTTGATACGGCAGCAGTATTAAGAGCATTGGAGGGTAGCTTTTCTACCTGA